A DNA window from Camelina sativa cultivar DH55 chromosome 17, Cs, whole genome shotgun sequence contains the following coding sequences:
- the LOC104755852 gene encoding uncharacterized protein LOC104755852 has protein sequence MILAVLFANSVGNVLIERFNGVPAEERLHWRTFLVKLGADNLKGVKNEELLVACHKSVYIVYTMLGDVSIFLVGKDEYDELALAETIYIITAAVKDVCGKPPTERVFLDKYGRICLCLDEIVWNGLLENTDKDRIKRLIRLKPPSEV, from the exons ATGATCCTAGCAGTGTTGTTCGCGAACTCCGTTGGGAACGTTTTGATCGAAAG GTTCAATGGAGTACCAGCTGAGGAACGGCTGCACTGGCGAACTTTCTTGGTTAAGTTGGGAGCAGATAATCTCAAAGGCGTTAAAAACGAAGAGCTTCTTGTCGCTTGCCACAA GTCTGTTTATATAGTGTACACAATGCTTGGAGATGTTAGCATCTTCCTTGTTGGCAAAGACGAGTACGATGAACTTGCTT TGGCAGAAACCATATATATCATAACAGCGGCTGTGAAAGACGTATGCGGAAAGCCCCCAACAGAGCGAGTGTTTCTGGATAAATATGGAAGGATTTGTTTGTGTCTTGATGAAATCGTTTGGAACGGACTTCTCGAGAACACTGACAAAGACAGGATCAAGCGACTCATTAGATTGAAACCTCCTTCTGAGGTTTGA